Part of the Shewanella eurypsychrophilus genome is shown below.
GCGCTAACCTCGGCTCTCCTCCCTTTAATGGGATAAAGGGATAACCTAGGCAAATAACACCGTCTACTAAGGTTTCTGCCGCGACAATCGCTGACATACGTCCTCCCATGGATTTGCCCATCAAAATGATTTTTCTAGGGGAGTATTGCCGCTTAATAGCGGTAATATGTATATTAAAGTCTTTCAATATTTTAGGTGCGCGATCCGGAGGCCGACGTTTACCATCAAGCACATTTGCCCTCATATAAGGGAAATTAAACCTAAGCACACCAATGCCATGCTCAGCACCTCTGTTAACCAGCCCTGCGGCTAAATCTTGCATAAACTCACTGCGCATATTCGCACCTGCACCATGAGTCAAAATAACTAACGTATCGCTTGGAGCGCCATCGAGTATACATTCACTCTCTAATAGCTCTTCAACCTCTAAAGGTTCTTTAACTAGAAAACATCTACTCTCGATGAGAGCTTCATCATCAATCGCTTTATTAACCAGGGAGCAACTCACTGCGAGACTCCTCTTCAAACATATCTAACATCCACTCTCT
Proteins encoded:
- a CDS encoding alpha/beta fold hydrolase, encoding MSCSLVNKAIDDEALIESRCFLVKEPLEVEELLESECILDGAPSDTLVILTHGAGANMRSEFMQDLAAGLVNRGAEHGIGVLRFNFPYMRANVLDGKRRPPDRAPKILKDFNIHITAIKRQYSPRKIILMGKSMGGRMSAIVAAETLVDGVICLGYPFIPLKGGEPRLAPIEESLAPICVIQGERDKFGCKGQVELWPVMNKTRLHWLVDGDHSFKPRKSSGTTQEANLNQAISHSINFIRSLDA